One genomic window of Pecten maximus chromosome 3, xPecMax1.1, whole genome shotgun sequence includes the following:
- the LOC117323665 gene encoding ADP-dependent glucokinase-like, with protein sequence MISLRTGTIISVLAVLLAYLYVQKYGKEPKPQPGEGDQNRLYQVLSGLLRAEKKVALVGSRVALGFGGCQDILVEAMPLFKKLDIQPPSKPMHHDSVDTEEELSQLLAYFFEHGAAAERYVSNDTLFKELTDTSKTLPGNRVFLGGNAPVMARRLANMGADVLLGARFAKDLINTMPDNVKIVGDVLEENDIHLLLEYKTGEAWGEYRAPRANRLIVHSDNSNPYLETLEALEKELPNFDPSVLVIGGLQMMDNFPFKEGERLERLDKLKNMLIKTPKKTSIHFEMASFSDATLMQEILDNVVPYSDSLGMNEQELPNLVSMLTNGNISLVADAYPRVASTLDEMRLIYKKLKNTEEIDGKRKLTRLHVHTLAYQAILTTKGSAWRNTMAAAAKASLTAYRHVCDSKVVDLMKARLIMDESFSTSTMSSAQRIAMQEDRPVSCWEEDDYQICIAPVLVCTNVKQTAGGGDNISSAGLIVQVE encoded by the exons ATGATTTCTCTCAGGACAGGAACGATTATATCGGTGTTAGCGGTATTATTGGCTTATCTGTATGTTCAAAAGTATGGCAAAGAACCAAAACCACAACCGGGCGAGGGAGACCAGAATCGACTGTATCAAGTTTTGTCAGGCCTCCTGCGAGCCGAGAAAAAAGTGGCCCTCGTTGGAAGTCGTGTAGCGTTGGGATTCGGAGGCTGTCAGGATATTCTTGTAGAAGCAATGCCGTTATTTAAGAAGCTAGATATCCAGCCTCCATCCAAACCAATGCATCACGACTCCGTGGATACAGAGGAAGAGCTGTCACAATTGTTAGCCTACTTCTTCGAGCACGGTGCGGCAGCAGA gCGATATGTCAGCAATGATACCCTTTTCAAAGAACTGACAGACACATCTAAGACTTTACCAGGGAACCGTGTTTTCCTGGGTGGAAATGCTCCAGTGATGGCACGCCGTTTAGCAAACATGGGTGCAGACGTCTTGTTGGGTGCAAGATTTGCAAAAGATCTCATCAACACCATGCCAGACAATGTTAAGA TTGTAGGTGATGTATTGGAGGAGAATGACATCCACTTGTTGTTAGAATATAAGACAGGTGAAGCCTGGGGAGAATATCGGGCACCTCGTGCTAACAG GCTGATTGTACACAGTGATAATAGTAACCCTTACCTGGAGACATTAGAAGCATTGGAGAAGGAACTACCAAACTTTGATCCATCTGTTCTAGTCATCGGTGGACTGCAAATGATGGACAACTTCCCTTTCAAAGAAG gaGAAAGATTGGAACGTCTTGATAAGCTAAAGAATATGCTGATAAAAACACCTAAGAAAACAAGCATCCATTTTGAGATGGCTTCATTTTCTGATGCAACCCTGATGCAGGAGATTTTAGACAATGTAGTTCCTTATTCTGATTCTCTTGGGATGAATGAACAAGAGTTACCAAACCTAGTCAGTATGTTGACCAATGGCAACATTTCTCTGGTGGCAGATGCCTATCCAAGAGTAGCATCCACGCTTGATGAAATGCGATTGATCTACAAAAAATTAAAGAACACAGAAGAAATTGATGGAAAGCGTAAACTAACACGTCTCCATGTACATACACTGGCATACCAGGCCATACTTACAACCAAAGGGTCGGCTTGGAGAAACACAATGGCTGCAGCCGCCAAAGCTTCTCTGACAGCATACCGTCATGTCTGTGATTCAAAGGTTGTGGATTTGATGAAGGCTCGACTTATAATGGATGAGTCTTTCTCCACGAGTACGATGTCATCAGCCCAGCGGATAGCCATGCAAGAGGATCGCCCGGTGTCATGCTGGGAGGAGGATGACTACCAGATTTGTATTGCCCCTGTGTTAGTCTGTACAAATGTCAAACAGACAGCAGGGGGAGGGGATAATATTTCTTCTGCTGGATTAATAGTACAAGTAGAATGA